From the Alkalibacter saccharofermentans DSM 14828 genome, the window ACAATGTAATATAGACCCTGATATCAGGACTTTATGACGACTTATCAGGCATTGATGGTAAATCAAATAACAGACTAAGTGTAACGGGAGGTAGACAATGAAGAAGTATGTATTATCTTTACTGGTTGAAAACAATTCAGGCGTGCTAAGCAGAATAGCAGGACTTTTCGCGAGAAGATGCTTTAATATCGATAGTCTGACGGTAGGAACTACCGAGGACGAAAGTCTCTCAAGGATGACTATCGTGGTCATCGGAGACGAACAAATCCTTGAACAGATAAAAAAGCAGCTTAACAAATTGGTGGAGGTTATAAAAGTCATAGAACTGACCACACAGGACTCCATAAGCAGGGAACTGGTATTTATCAAGGTCAAGGCAAGCAATGAGACTAGGTCGAATATTATCGAGATATCAAACATCTTCA encodes:
- the ilvN gene encoding acetolactate synthase small subunit, producing the protein MKKYVLSLLVENNSGVLSRIAGLFARRCFNIDSLTVGTTEDESLSRMTIVVIGDEQILEQIKKQLNKLVEVIKVIELTTQDSISRELVFIKVKASNETRSNIIEISNIFRANIVDVAHESLILELTGDAGKIEAFTNLMEPFGILEFIRSGATGLQRGDKVLKEN